The Zalophus californianus isolate mZalCal1 chromosome X, mZalCal1.pri.v2, whole genome shotgun sequence genomic interval atgattccatttatacgaaataTCAGTAATagataaatccatagagacagaatgcAGATTGTTGGTTGCCTAGTGCTTGGGAGGGTGGGAATAGGGAGAAATTGTTTAATGGATAAGGAGTTTTATGTtggtaaaaaataacaaaaattaacaaacaatAAACTACAACATCAACTCCTGTCTGAGTTTCTAGCCTGCTAATCTGCTCTACAAATTCTAGTCTTTCTAGTTCCCATagttgtgtgagccaattccttaaaattattcatatatttgcatatacacaaacatatataggatgtatatgtatattccacacacatatatatcacatttgttCTGTTCTATTCCTCTAAAGAATCCTGACAGAGATTTTGATACCAAGGGTGGTTCTATAGGAGCAGAATCTTAAGAATGAGTAGTTTTGTGATTTGGCTCTGGGATTTCTAGTATTGTTTCTTTAATCTGATTAGATTTGAAGGCTTTACTGACTCTAATGGTAAAAAGGGCATTGATAGTCCAAGACAATGtgtcaatagaaaaataattcaaaatatcaCTATTGGATATTCCTAATCAAATACTTATAAAAAACAAGGGTCTGGGTGACCATGTATTTTATGCCATAAAACATTCTTGTCAAACTCATGAATATAATGAGATAATAGGTTCTAACTGCAATAGAGaaagtgggaaagggaaaaaaatgctgttttctaaaatttcttttccgACTATATGAAGAGATAGATTACAtgaatataaatgtgtgtatatagagATCAATGTGAAGAAAGGAGAAGTAAATTACATAactttaaatgtgtatatatagagataataaatgtaGAGTAATGGAGAGATAAATTACATGactataaatgtttatatattacaTGATTATAAATGTGTATAGAGAGAGATCAGTGTAGATAGAGATGCATATACATATAGATGTATATTAAGATGCATTTCTCACaggagatgttgagcatcttctcatgtgtctgttggccatttgtatgtcttttttgaaaaatgtctctttaggtcctctgcccattttaatcagattacttGTTTGTGGGATGTTgcgttatattatttttttatcactttgGATATTCATGCTGTATTGgatatattgtttgcaaatatcttttcctattcagtaggttgtcctttcattttgttaatggtttccttcactgtgcaaaatctttttaatttgatgtagccccaatagtttatttttgcttttgtttcccttttctaaGGAGACAGATCCAGAATTATATTGTTAAGGCCAATGCCCAAGAGATTACTACCTATATTttctttaggagttttatggtttcaggtctcacatttaggtcttcaacccatttggggttttcttttgtgtatactgtaagaaagtggtccagttttattgttttgcatgtagctctcaagttttcccaacaccatttattgaagagatggtctGTTCCCCATTGTATATCCTTGCTTCATTTGTCATAGACTAATTGAACATATAAggatgggtttatttctggcctctattctgtttcattgatttatctgtttttgtgccaataccacactgttttcattactacagctttgtaatatagtttgaaatctggtattgtggtacctccagttttgttcttcttttccccccaagattcctttggttatttggggtctcttgtgcttccatacaaattttaggattatttgttctaattttgtGGGAAATGCTATTAGTATTTTGATCAAAAttgaattgaatctgtagattgttttgggtagtatggatattttagcaatattaattcttttgatcCATGATCATAGActatctttgcatttatttgtgtcatctttatttttttattttttatagtttaatgtattttaataacaaaCTTACAGGAACAGCACAGAAGACAGACAACATTAAAAACATGTACTTGCATGTAGGACAACTCAGAAAAGTATAATGAATGGATGGATCTACTGTATGATAAAAATGCTACAAACACCGTTTAGTTGCCATCAATAagaaatttacttgtttttaaaaaatccaaatgcaGGCATTGTCCAGAAAAAATTAAtaggtttatttataattgttataaagcTGAACTGCTGAAACGTGTTCACTTGAACATTTTGACTTGCATTAATGCTTTATGTCcccacatttatattaaaaattcatacacaaatgaaaatggaaaaactgccAATACTTGATTTCTGCCCCTTATTTTTCCACTTGCAATCCATACCTTTTGACCCCATGGGAAAAAATATCTAACGTTCAGAGCTACCAATAACaggaagggaattttttttttttaaagaatgaaatgttttccatcaTAGTTGATTCTTAAGCACGTTCTCCACGTATGCGGTGCACTAGCTGGATGTCTTTTGGCATAATTGTGACACGTTTGGCATGGATAGCACACAGGTTGGTGTCTTCAAAGAGGCCCACCGGATAGGCCTCGCTTGCCTCCTGCAAAGCACCAAGAGCTGCACTCTGGAAGCATAGATCTGTTTTGAAGTCCTGAGCAATTTCTTGCACCAGATGCTGGAAAGGAAGTTTGAGGATCAAAAGTTCAGTGGCCTTCTGATAACATCTAATTTTACGGAGTGCCACAGTACCAGGCCTGTAACGATGAGGTTTCTTCACCCCTCCAGTAGGGGGCGCACTCTTGCGAGCGACTTTTGTAGCCAGTTGCTTCCTCGGTGCTTTACCACCAGTCAATTTGCGGGAAGTCTGCTTTGTACGAGCCATGGTACAGAAACCTCCTTACTTACCCGCCTTCTCCTTCGGCTGGAGCTCAGCCAGCTAGAGGCGGTGCTGGTATTGGTGAGCGGCAGCATGAGGAGGCGGCTATTTGTgtaatctttaatttttcatcagtgtcacagttttcagagtacaggtcttttacattcttggttaaatttattcccaggtattttattatttttgatgcaattgtaaatggaattgttttcttaatttctctttctgatggttcattgttagcatatagaaatgtaacagatttctgtatattaattttgtatcctgaaactttactgaatttatttattagttgtaATAGTTTTTATGTgaattctttagggttttctatacatattGCTATATCATCTGgaaatagtgagttttacttcttccttaccaatctggttgcctcttatttgttttttgtttgtttagttaatatatttgtttttaggggcacatgggtggctcagtcattaagcatctgcgtttggctcaagtcatgatcccagagtcctaggatcaagccccacatcgggctccctgctcagccggaaggctgcttctccctctcccactctccctgtttgtgttccctctctcgctgtttctctctgtcaaataaataaaatctttaaaaaaatatatttgtttttgttgtctgattgctgtggctaggacttccattaCTGTGTTggataaaagtggtgaaagttgATATTTTGTGTTGTTCCTGATCTAAGActaaaagctttcagcttttcactattttatttatttatcagggtttatttatatttatttatcagggagcctgatgctggacttgatcctgggactccaggatcatgacctgagccgaaggcagtcacttaaccaactgagccacccaggcaccctcaacttctcactattgagtatgaggttagctgtgggtttgtcagatatggcctttattatgttgagatatgttccctctaaacccactttatTGAGAGGTTTTATCCttaatggatgttgaattttgtcaaatgttttctgtatctgttaaaatgatcatatgatttttatccttcattttgttgacaTCATGTATATCATTGATTAGaagatattgaaccatccttgtatccctggaataaatcccacttgattatggtaaataataattttaatgtatctgtgatgtttttgttttaattattatacttATGCTAGtgggtgtgcagtggtatctcattgtggttttgatttgcattttcctaatgattaatgatgttgaacatgttttcaagcacctgttggccacttgtatattttccagaaaatgtcTACTTAAatcttgtgcccatttttaaaatgggttaaTATCTTtctattgttgagttgtaagtttttaaaatattatagatataattttcttatcagatatatgatttgcaaatatatgttTTCCCATTccttgggttgtcttttcactatCATGATGGGTGCTTTTAGAAGCACAGTTTCTGTTCTAATGATGtccaatttacttttttcttttgtagtttgtgtttttgttgtcatATCTAAGAAGGCTTGTCTAACTCAAACCCATCTTTCCTGACAAAgcaataataatatatacatatttttaaaaaagcatgaagACATATGGACTCAGGATCCACACTAGGAAAACTTGTAAAGCAAGACCACTATTCCATCATAagactctttttcccattctCACAGATAGGTCTGTACCATAACAaacttttcatgtctgttggccatttgtgtgtctttggaaaaacgtctattcaggTTTCCTGCCCATccttaattggattatttctttttgttattgttgagttgtatatgttctttatatatttctgatattaaccctttatcaaatatatcatttgcaaatatcttctttcactcagtagtttgccttgtcattttgttgatggcttcctctgttgtggaaaagctttttattgtgGTGTAGttccaatagcttatttttaattttgtttcaacatcattaatcatcagggaaatgcaaataaaaaccacaatgagatatcactttatacttgtcagaatggctagaataaaaaagacaagaaacaaaaagtgttggtgagaatgtggaggaaaaggaaccctcaggTCTTGTTGGTCAGAATTaaaattggcacagccactgtgaaaaacagaataagagttccttaaaaaattaaaaacagaattaccacatgTCCAGTAATACCACTATctggtatttaaccaaagaaaatacaaacacttattcaaaaagttatatgcagcattatttacaatagccaagatatggaagcaacctaagtgtccaaccATAGAAGAATGGATCAATAAAAtgtaatggaatgttattcagccataataaaaaacaagagcttgtcatttgcaacaatatgacTGGACCTACAGGgtataatgctatgtgaaataagtcagacagagaaagacaaataccgtatgatttcattcatatgtggaatttaagaaacattgtttcttaaacaaagaaaccaaacttcatgaagaaaaaaataaagaaaaaaagagacaagaaaaccaactcttaaatacagagaacaagctagtgccagaggtgaggtgggtggagagaggagTGAAATAGACaaagatgattaaaaatatatttatcttgatAAGTGTTGAGTAATGCATAGAACTGTTGAATccttatattataaaatgtagaaataaaatttagagtaatatttttaagACAGAGTTCCTTGAACACCCAGaatggcttttctctttttgtatctCTTTAGAGCatatcaaataaattttagggaGCAAAAAAATGTAGAATGGATTTGGAAGGGCTATTTACCACTAACTATATAGACTGATGTACCACATGCTGAGGTGGCAGTCACTATACCAGGTTCTTTAATTTGCGGTTTTTCCCACCTCCACTCCACTCTagttattataaatttaatatacacAATCTTTCCCagtgtttttcatttaatattttattaatattttaaatagttgaaatCATGTatgatatgcatatattttatctgatattgTGAGGGaatgtgaaaagaaatgaacttatTCATTATTTCTCCCAAGCTCCATCTACATAAACAAACCAGTTTGATTGTTTTGACTGACTTAACCAATTCAAACCAGGCCAGAAGCCTGGTTTCATACATCATTTGACATTTTCCCCTGACAGCTGGTAAAGTCAGCACAAGAATCAAAATATATCGTGAATGAAGAGCcagattaaaattagaaaattttatatagatatatatatatattttatatatattatatataatatatatataatataatagaaatataatagaaaaaattagaaaagctaAACAATCAAGGTAAAATCTGCACTTCTTTTTGTTTCCTAAGTTATTTGCATCTATTTGCCTCAAAATTCCATTTCACAGAGCAGAATTTCTGCTACCATAGTAACAGCAACATTTAGTAGGACCAGGatctaaatttaaatataagtaaaattttaaaaaaagttttttgagcCCCCGAATTTGATTTTACAATAACTTTTTCCAGAAATGTAGTGATTTTATATATGGGGTCTGGGAGTAGAGGgggcagaaaaagacaatttctttcatgctaacttttttttttaaattttattaggttatgaaagtcaccatacagtacatcattagattttcatgtggtgatccatgatccattttttcttacaacacccagtgcatGCAGTAcaagccctccttaatacccatcacggggctaacccattcccctccctcctcccctctaaaaccctgtttgtttctcagagtccataatctctcatggttcatctctccctctgattccccccccgcttcatttttcccttccttctcctaatgtactccatgctattccttatgttccacaaataagtgaaaccatatgataattgactgtctctgcttggcttatttcacttagtataatctcctccagtcccaaacatgttgatgcaaaagttgagtattcatcatttctgatggctgagtaatagtccattgtacatatggaccacatcttctttatccattcatctgttgaagggcatctcggctctttccacagtttggctattgcagacattgctgctatgaacactggggtgcatatggcccttcttttcactacatcagtgtctttgggttaaatacccagtagtacaattgctgggccataagttagctctatttttaaatttttgaggaacctccacactgttttccaaagtagctgtaccaacttgcattcacaccaacagtgtaagagggttcccctttctccacaacctctccaacatttgttgtttcttgccctgtccatttttgccattctaatttgtgtaaggtggtatctgaatgtggttttgatttgaatttccctgatggctaatgatgatgaac includes:
- the LOC113931314 gene encoding histone H3.3A-like — encoded protein: MARTKQTSRKLTGGKAPRKQLATKVARKSAPPTGGVKKPHRYRPGTVALRKIRCYQKATELLILKLPFQHLVQEIAQDFKTDLCFQSAALGALQEASEAYPVGLFEDTNLCAIHAKRVTIMPKDIQLVHRIRGERA